The proteins below come from a single Carassius carassius chromosome 11, fCarCar2.1, whole genome shotgun sequence genomic window:
- the LOC132152378 gene encoding radial spoke head 1 homolog, which yields MSDAGSEEFDDEQGSLGEYEGDRNEAGERHGQGRAVLPTGDTYQGAYENGKRCGQGTYKFKNGARYTGEWYMNLKHGQGTFYYPDGSKYEGSWVDDQRQGHGLYTYPDGDTYDGEWMHHQRHGQGTYTHHNTGSQYMGTWIMGKMESAGELIHQKHRYRGNFINNNPSGPGKYVFDIGCEQHGEYLQIDQDKGDAEDDEPFITTVLKWKPKAVTGLSVWTNEKDSATSDQVVLED from the exons ATGTCAGACGCGGGCTCTGAAGAGTTTGACGACGAGCAGGGCTCTCTAGGG GAGTATGAGGGAGACCGAAATGAAGCAGGAGAGAGACATGGACAGGGCAGAGCTGTCCTGCCGACTGGAGACACTTACCAAGGAGCTTATGAAAACGGCAAGAGATGTGGCCAG GGGACTTACAAGTTCAAGAACGGAGCCAGGTACACTGGAGAATGGTACATGAATTTAAAACACGGACAGGGTACATTTTATTACCCAGATGGCTCCAAATATGAAG GAAGTTGGGTTGATGACCAGCGGCAGGGTCATGGTCTGTACACATACCCTGATGGAGACACATATGACGGTGAATGGATGCACCATCAGAG ACATGGGCAGGGAACATACACTCATCACAACACAGGTTCTCAGTACATGGGCACATGGATTATGGGTAAAATGGAGTCAGCCGGGGAGCTGATCCATCAGAAACACAGATATCGGGGCAACTTTATCAATAATAAT CCCTCTGGTCCAGGGAAGTATGTGTTTGACATCGGGTGTGAGCAGCATGGAGAGTATCTCCAGATAGATCAG GACAAAGGAGATGCAGAAGATGACGAGCCTTTCATAACCACCGTCTTGAAGTGGAAACCCAAGGCAGTCACTGGGCTTTCGGTTTGGACCAATGAGAAGGATTCTGCCACCTCGG atcaaGTCGTTCTGGAAGACTGA
- the LOC132152701 gene encoding F-box/LRR-repeat protein 3-like has translation MLLTSHRPSKMKRRLSRDGEDSPSSCEGPTNSCKRVRQPTEDSGDLPPDWARLPQEILLHIFQFLPLLDRAFASQVCRGWNEAFHMPELWRCFEFELNQPASSYLKATHPDLIKQIIKRHSNHLQYVSFKVDSSTESAEAACDILSQLVNCSLKTLGLISTARPSFMELPKSHFISALTVVFVNSKSLSSLKIDDTPVDDPSLKVLVANNSDTLKLLKMSSCPHVSPAGILCVADQCHGLRELALNYHLLSDELLLALSSEKHVHLEHLRIDVVSENPGQQFHTIKKSSWDAMVRHSPKFNLVMYFFLYEDEFGPFFRDEIPVTHLYFGRSVSKEVLGRVGMNCPRLVELVVCANGLRPLDEELIRIAERCQHLSAIGLGECEVSCSAFVEFVKMCGRRLSQLSIMEEVLIPDHKYSLDEIHWEVSKHLGRVWFPDMMPTW, from the exons ATGCTTCTCACCTCTCACAGGCCCTCGAAAATGAAAAGGAGGTTGAGCAGAGACGGTGAGGACAGTCCCTCATCCTGCGAGGGGCCGACGAACTCCTGCAAGAGGGTCAGACAGCCCACAGAGGACTCTGGAGATCTGCCGCCCGACTGGGCTCGCCTGCCGCAGGAGATCCTGCTCCACATCTTCCAGTTCCTGCCTCTCCTGGACCGCGCCTTCGCCTCGCAGGTGTGCCGTGGCTGGAACGAGGCCTTCCACATGCCTGAGCTGTGGAGGTGCTTTGAGTTTGAGCTCAACCAGCCCGCCAGCTCTTACCTGAAGGCCACCCATCCTGACCTAATAAAGCAAATCATCAAGAGGCACTCCAATCATCTACAGTATGTCAGCTTCAAG GTGGACAGCAGCACAGAGTCAGCCGAGGCTGCGTGTGACATCCTGTCTCAGCTGGTCAACTGCTCTCTGAAGACACTTGGGCTGATCTCCACTGCACGGCCGAGCTTCATGGAGCTGCCGAAG TCGCACTTCATCTCTGCACTCACCGTGGTGTTTGTCAACTCCAAGTCTCTGTCGTCTCTGAAAATTGACGACACGCCAGTGGATGATCCTTCACTCAAGGTCCTGGTGGCCAACAACAGTGACACACTCAAGCTGTTGAAGATGAGCAGCTGCCCACATGTTTCTCCTGCAG GTATTCTGTGCGTGGCTGATCAGTGTCACGGTCTGAGAGAGCTGGCTCTGAACTATCACTTACTGAGCGACGAGCTGCTGCTGGCGCTGTCCTCCGAGAAGCACGTGCACCTCGAGCATCTGCGCATAGACGTGGTGAGCGAGAACCCCGGCCAGCAGTTCCACACCATCAAGAAGAGCAGCTGGGACGCCATGGTGCGCCATTCGCCCAAATTCAACCTGGTTATGTACTTCTTCCTGTACGAGGACGAGTTCGGGCCCTTTTTCCGCGACGAGATCCCCGTCACGCACCTGTACTTCGGCCGCTCGGTCAGTAAAGAGGTCTTGGGCCGCGTGGGCATGAACTGTCCGCGTCTGGTGGAGCTGGTGGTGTGTGCCAACGGTCTGCGGCCGCTGGACGAGGAGCTGATCCGTATCGCCGAGCGCTGCCAGCACCTGTCGGCCATCGGACTGGGCGAGTGCGAGGTCTCCTGCAGCGCTTTCGTGGAGTTCGTGAAGATGTGTGGCCGCCGTCTCTCTCAGCTCTCCATCATGGAGGAGGTGCTCATCCCAGACCACAAATACAGCCTGGATGAGATCCACTGGGAAGTGTCCAAGCACCTCGGGCGCGTCTGGTTTCCAGATATGATGCCCACCTGGTGA
- the LOC132152377 gene encoding syntaxin-19-like, whose amino-acid sequence MKDRMEELRQRMKASEKVLDNNTFSEEEEDMDPSSLIGLQAVIFEAEPVQDSFLKEAQSIHNSIEELNSEVRKFGQQQRNFMATIRRFSIMKKESSMTRDIKLMAESLHKRLDALSKKAKQTEAELGPDVTTSRIQKAQHAALFHQFQQVMRQHNDAILNKQHKCKQFIIRQLEVSGREVSEDEVDDMIEQGKWEIFNENIIVDAKITRTQLSEIEQRHKELLNLESNMKDLRDLFLEVFMLVEEQGHQIENIQANVEKTQDYVAVTKEKFKTAARYKKKNPLRRLCCCCCPWFSRARLAE is encoded by the coding sequence ATGAAGGACCGCATGGAGGAGCTGCGTCAGCGGATGAAGGCCAGCGAGAAGGTGCTGGACAACAACACCTtcagtgaggaggaggaggacatgGACCCGTCCTCGCTGATAGGCCTGCAGGCCGTGATCTTCGAGGCAGAGCCCGTCCAGGACAGCTTCCTGAAGGAGGCTCAGAGCATTCACAACAGCATCGAGGAGCTGAACTCTGAAGTCCGTAAGTTCGGTCAGCAGCAGAGAAACTTTATGGCCACTATCAGGCGATTCAGCATCATGAAAAAGGAGAGCAGCATGACGCGAGACATCAAGTTGATGGCTGAGAGCCTGCATAAAAGGTTAGATGCGCTTTCCAAGAAGGCTAAGCAAACCGAAGCCGAGCTAGGCCCTGACGTCACCACGTCCCGTATCCAGAAGGCCCAGCACGCAGCCCTCTTTCACCAGTTCCAGCAGGTAATGCGCCAACACAATGACGCGATCCTGAACAAGCAGCACAAATGCAAGCAGTTCATCATCCGGCAGTTGGAGGTATCGGGCCGCGAGGTGTCCGAAGATGAGGTGGACGACATGATAGAGCAGGGCAAGTGGGAGATCTTCAATGAGAACATCATAGTGGATGCAAAGATCACCCGTACGCAGCTCTCAGAGATCGAGCAGCGCCACAAAGAGCTCCTGAACCTGGAGAGCAACATGAAGGACCTGCGAGATCTCTTTCTAGAAGTGTTCATGCTGGTGGAAGAGCAAGGCCACCAGATCGAGAACATACAAGCCAATGTGGAGAAGACGCAAGACTACGTAGCAGTCACGAAGGAGAAGTTCAAAACGGCTGCGAGATACAAGAAGAAGAACCCTCTCAGAAGACTTTGCTGTTGTTGCTGTCCTTGGTTCAGCAGGGCAAGGCTGGCAGAATAA